From the Micromonospora echinofusca genome, the window CCGTGCAGCAGCAGCACCCGTACCGAGCCCCACGGGGCCGGGGTGGGGGTGCCCTGGGTGGCGGCGGCGAACCCGACCGCCCGCTCCAGCACGCCCAGCCCCGACCCGGGCACGTCCAGGGTGGCGAGCCGCTCGATCGCCTGCGGCCCGGTGTACTCGTCGGGCATGGGCAGTTCCATGCCGGGCTGGATGACCAGGCCCGTGGCGACCATCGGCAGCGCCATGGTCGGGGCGGCCCAGGCGGTGCCGGTCGGTTCGGCACCGTGCGCCGCGTCCGGGGCGGCCGGCGGCGCGGGGGTGAACACCTCCGGGGAGGGCTCCGACGCGGCCACCGACCCGCGAGCGCCGCCGGGAACGCCCGGCGCGCCGTTCTGCGCCAGCCCGGCCTGCGTGGGCCCGGCCTGCGCGGATCCGGCCTGGGCGGGCACGGTGGCCGGGTGCGGGGCGCGCGGCTTGAGCCAGGCGGCCTGGCCGGCGACCACGAGGACGACCGCGTCGCAGGCGTCGGCGACCGCCCGGTTGGCCGCGCCCAGCGCGTCGGTGAAGGCCCGCCCGAGCGGGGTGGTGGGCACCAGGGAGAGCCCGACCTCCGGGCTGACCAGCACCAACCGGGCCGCGCAGGAGCGCACCGCCGCCGCCAGCTCGGCGATGGTGGCGGTGTCGTCCGCCGGCTGGTGGGCCGGGTCGAGCAGCACGGTCACCCAGCCGCCGAGGTCGTCGACGAGCAGCGTCTCGTTCGGCCCGGCGGCGGCGAGCACGTCCGCGAGGCGGCGCGGGTCGGCCGCGGTCTCCTCGGTGGTCCAGGTCTCCGGTCGGCGCTCGCGGTGCGCCGCCAGCCGGGCCGCCCACTCCGCGTCGTCGGCGGGCGCGTCGGCGGCCGTGGCCACGTAGCGGACCGTCGGCGCGTCGGCGACCAGGGACTCGGCGAATTCGGACTTTCCGGACCGGATGCCGCCGAGCACCAGGACCGTGTTCCACCCGTCAACGGACATGCCCGTACTTTAGAGCCAGCACCCGGGTGCGGCCCCCGGAGGTGCGCTGCGCTCCGTCCCGGCCCGGAGCGGCCGGTCGTCGTCGGGCATGGCGCGCTCAGCCGCAGTGCTCGAACCCGCTGCCGTAGCTGGCCCCGCCGGTGGCGCCGCCCCACTTCACGCAGACCCCGGCGGCCTTCGCCCGTACCGGCCCGGCGTAGTAGGAGAACGACCCGCTGTCGGTGCTGCGCGCCCGGCCGCGCACCTCCAGCCACGCCGAGGCGGTCGTCGCCGTGCCCACCGCGGTCTCCTTCATCGTGACCACGCAGTTGTCGCCGGTGCCGGCGTGGTAGAGCAGGTAGACCCGACCCTGCCGGGTGCCCGAGGCGGTCAGGGCGGCCGAGTCGATCACCTGGTAGCCGCTGCCGCACGCCCCGACCGGCGTGTACGGGTTCGTCCTCGCCGGTCGGCCGGCCGTCGGTTCGGCATCCGGCCGGCCGGAGGCGGTGGGGGTCGGCTCGCCGCCGCCCGCCGTGGGGAGCGGGACGGGCTGGGACGGGGACGCCGACTGCCGGCCGGACGCCGCCGGAGCCGTCGGGCGGGTGGCGCCCGCCGTGGGTTCGACGCGGAGCCTGCCCGTCCCGTCGCCGGCCGCCGCGCCGGGCGAGCCCGCCGGCGCGGATCCGCCCGTCAGCGCCGCCGGCACGTCCCCGCCGGCCGGGCCGTCGTCGGGGACCAGCGCGAGCACCGCCACCCCGAACAGCACCACGGACCCGACGGCCGCCGAGCCGAGCAGCGCGGCCCGGCGCCGCCGTGACGGCGGTGGCGTGACCGGATCCTCCCGGGTGGGCGGGGCCGAAGCCCAGGTGCCGCCGCCGGTGTCCGGTGCCGGGCGGTCGGGCGGGCCGCCCGCGGGCAGCGCTGCGGCGGGGACGGGCGGCAGCGGCGCCCACGGATCCGGCGGTGCGAGCGGCCCGGCGGGGGCCGGCGACAGCGTGGCGCCAGCGGACGCCGCCGAGGTCGGGCCGGCGACGGCCCACGGCGGGCGGGCGGACGTCGGGACCACGGCCAGGGTCGCGTCACGGGCCTCGGCCGCGGCGTCGGCCATCGCCGCCGCGTCGCCGAATCGGTCGCCCGGGTGCTTCGCCATCGCCCGCTGCACCAGCGCGGCCACCGCCGGGGGGACGTCGGGTGGCAGCGGCGGCGGCTCCTCCTGAAGGTGCCGCAGGGCCACCTGGAGCGGGTTGTCACCGTCGAACGGCGGCTGGCCGGTCAGGCAGAAGTACGCCACCGCGCCGAGCGCGTAGATGTCCGTCGCCGGGGAGACCGGCTGGTTCGCGGCCTGCTCCGGCGACATGTACGAGGCGGTGCCCAGCATCACGTTGGCGGCGGTGATGCCCGCCGAGGTGCCCGAGCGGGCGATGCCGAAGTCGACCAGCACCGCCCGGCCGTCGGCCTTCACGAGCAGGTTGCCCGGCTTGACGTCCCGGTGCACGATGCCGGCGACGTGGGCCGTGTGCAGCGCCTCGGCGGCCTGCGCCACCACCGACATGGTCGACGCCGGGTCGAGCCGCCCCGCCCGCCGCAGCCAGGAACTCAACGGCTGGCCGTCGACGTACTCCATCACCAGGTAGTCGACCTGGCTGCCGTCGGCGAGGACGGCCCGGCCGACGTCGTGCACGGCGACCACACCCGGGTGACGCAGCGCCGCCAGCATCCGCGCCTCCGCCCGGAACCGGGTCGTGAACTCGGGATCCGCGCTCAGCGCCGGCAGCAGCACCTTCACCGCCACCGTGCGTTCCAGCATGACGTCCGTGCACCGCCAGACCGCGCCCATGCCGCCCGTCGCCACCCGGTCGTCCAACCGGTACCGGTCGCTGAGCACCACTCCCCGAGTAAGCACCGCGACACCGTACCGGCCCGGTCGGACGGGGCGGCCCCTACCGGGGGGCCTGGTACTGGAAGTCGTTGGGGTTGACCGCCGCCGGCTTCGGATCCTCCTGCCAGGCGCCCTCCCCGGGCCGGGCCACGAGGGCGTCCAGCAGGTCCTCCCGTTCCATGTGCGCCGCCCCCACGATGCCGCCGCGTACCGCCATGGTCCGCAGCGTCTCGGTGTCCTTGTCGTGCAGCGGTTCGTCCATCGTCGCCTCCTCCGGGCCGCCGGCGGTCCACGACCGCCCGTCGCGCGTCAGGTGGCCCATACCCGGACAGCAGCCGGAAAACCCTGCGCCACCGGGGCGGCTGCCCGCCCGCCGGACGGATGTCGGGCCGCCCCGTGCGCGGACGACTACGCTTGCGGGGGTTCGTCCCACGGGACATCAGCGGCGAGGGGAGACGCGGCATGGCGTGGAGCTGGCGGTACGAGGGCGCGAACGGCGAGGCGGTCGAGGGGCCGGCGGAGTCGTTCAGCAGCCAGGCGGACGCCGAATCCTGGATCGGTCAGGCCTGGCGGGAGCTCGCGGCGTCCGGCGTCACCTCGGTCGCGCTCGTCGAGGACGACCGGGTGGACTACCGCATGAGCCTGCTGCCTCCGGCGGAGTGATGGCCGGCGACCGCCCGGGGGGCGAGCCACTGGTGCTCGGTGTGCCCCGGGCGGCGCTGCGGCCCAGCCCGGTCTTCCTCGCCCTGGTCGCGCTCTTCGTGACCAGCGGGGTGCTCACCTGGAACGGGTTCGGCAACGTCCGGCTCGACGTGTTCCTCTTCGTCGTGTCCGGCTGGCTGGTCTCGCTGTGCCTGCACGAGTACGCCCACGCCGTCGTGGCGTTCCGGGCCGGCGACCGCAGCGTCGCGCACCGGGGCTACCTGACGCTCAACCCGCTGAAGTACAGCCACCCGCTGCTGTCGATCGCGCTGCCGGTGGTGGTCGTGCTGCTCGGCGGCATCGGCCTGCCCGGCGGGGCGGTGTGGGTGGACCGGCATGCCATTCCGGGGCGCCTGCGGCACACGCTGGTCAGCCTCGCCGGCCCCGCCACGAACGTGCTGTTCACGCTGGTCCTGGTGCTCGCCGTACGCCTCGGGGCGCCCGGCGGCGGGCCCGTCGAGTTCTGGGCGGCGGTGGCGCTGCTGGCGTTCCTCCAACTCACCGCGAGCGTGCTCAACCTGCTGCCGGTGCCCGGCCTGGACGGCGGCAACATGATCGAGCCGTGGTTGAACCCGCAGTGGCGCAGGATGTACGACCTGTTCGCCCCGTTCGGCTTCATCCTGCTGTTCGCACTGCTGTGGAACCCGCGGATCAACCGCTGGTTCTTCGACGCGGTCTTCGCCGTGGGCGACTTCCTCGGCCTGCCCCCGTGGCTCTACGCCCTCGGTCTGGACCTGATCCGCTTCTGGCAGGGCTGAGGGTGCTGTCCGGCCCGGCCGGCCGCCCTGGCGGGGGCGACCGGGCCGGAACGCGTCACGGACGCTCGGCGGGAGACTCCGTGCGGGCCGGGTCGCGCTCGACGATCGGGTCGAGGATCTCGTCGATCGCCTTGAGCAGCTCGGCGTCGAGCCTGACGCCGGCCGCCTTGACGTTGTCGTGCACCTGCTCCGGGCGGGAGGCGCCGATGATCGCCGAGGAGACGTTCGGGTTCTGCAGCACCCAGGCGACGGCGAGCTGCGCCATGCTCAGCCCGGCCTGCTCGGCCAGCGGCTTGAGCCGCTGCACCCGGGTCAGGACGTCGTCGGTCATGAACCGGGAGATGAAGCCCGCGCCCGACTTCTCGTCGGTGGCCCGGGAGCCGGCCGGCGGCGGCTGGCCCGGCAGGTACTTGCCCGAGAGCACGCCCTGCGCGATCGGCGACCAGACGATCTGCCCGACGCCCAGCTCCTCGCTCGTGGGTACGACCTCGGACTCGATGACCCGCCAGAGCATCGAGTACTGCGGCTGGTTGGAGACCAGCGGGATGCGCAGCTCACGGGCGAGCTGGTGGGCCGCGCGGATCTCCGACGCCTTCCACTCGGAGACGCCGATGTAGTGCGCCTTGCCGGAGTGCACGACGTCGGCGAACGCCTCCATCGTCTCCTCCAGCGGCGTGCTGTAGTCGTACCGGTGGGCCTGGTAGAGGTCCACGTAGTCGGTGCGCAGCCGGCGCAGCGAGCCGTTGATCGACTCCATGATGTGCTTGCGGGACAGGCCCCGGTCGTTGCGGCCCGGTCCCGTGGGCCAGTACACCTTGGTGAAGATCTCCAGCCCCTCGCGCCGCTCGCCCTCCAGCGCGCGGCCCAGCACGTCCTCGGCGCGGGTGCCCGCGTACACGTCGGCCGTGTCGAAGGTGGTGATGCCGGCGTCCAGGGCGGCCCGGACGCAGGCGAACGCCGCGTCCTCCTCGACCTGCGAGCCGTGGGTGATCCAGTTGCCGTACGAGATCTCGCTGACCATCAGGCCGGAACGGCCCAGGTGACGGAATTCCATGAGTCGACCCTAGCCCGTTCGGATCATGTCCACCCGCCGTGGCGGCGCGGTGTCGCTCAGAGCACGGGGCTGGTGTCGACGAGCAGCCGCTCGATCTCGGCCACGACCTCGTCGCGGTCGCGGTGCACGGGCTCGATCAGCGGCTCACCCCGGCGGTCGAGCGCGCCCCAGCGCCCCGTGCCGTCGCCGACGAGGAACGCGACCGGGTGGATGACCAGCGCCGGATGGGTGGGCGGGACCAGCACCTTCCCGGCCCGGTTCACCACGCCACGCCGGCCGGCCACGTCCACCACGGCCAGCCCCTCCTCGGTGAAGCCGTCGACGTAGCGGCCGTCGGCCAGGACGGTGACGAACCCGTGGTGCCGGGTGGGCACCACGATCCGACCGTTACGGTCGACCGCGCCCCAGCCGTCCCGGCGGACCACGGCCACGCCGCGCCGGAACGGCCGTACGTCCGCGAAGCCGTGCGGCACGACCACCTCGCCGGTGGCGTCGATCGCCACCCAGCCGGCGTCGCCGCCGTCGGAGACCCAGGCCAGCCCGTCGGAGAAGGAGCGCACCACCGGGTACGACGGTTCGAGCACCGTGGCGCCGGTGCGGTCGACCAGCGACCACCGCTCGGTCTCGGGCCGCCGCACCCAGGCCAGCCCGTCACGGAACGGCTGCGCCTCCGCGTACTCGGCCGCGATGACCATGTCGCCGTCCGGGCCGGCGAAACCCCACAGGTCGCCGTCGCGCGCCGGCGCCGGGGGCCGGTCACTCTCCAGCACCTCCTCGCGGGTGCGGGGGTACGGCCCGAAGCCCGTCTCCGCGACCCGCTCCGCCACCGCGTCCAGGCTCAACCGGATCCGCGCCTGCAACTCGGGGTCCTCGGTGCCGCGCAGGTCCAGGGCGCGCTCGAAGTGGTGACAGGCCTCCATGAGCCGGCCCTGGTCGTAGCAGGACCGCCCGGCGTGCTCGTGCAGCACGGCGCGCAGCCGCTCGGGCAACTCGGTGGAGTTGGCCTCGGCGAAGAGCCGGTCGGCCTCGACGAACTCGCCGCGCCACCGCAACACGTGCGCCAGTCGCGCCTGCGCCACCGCCGTACGCCGTAGCTCTCCCGTGGCCTCCGCGTACGTCAGCGCGAGCCGACCGTCCGCGAGGGCGTCGTCCAGTTCGCCGAGGATCCGCGACACCACCGCCCGCAGACTGAGCAGCCGCGCGCGCGACTTGTTGTCCACCGCGGCGCCCAACTTCTCGGTCAGCCGGCGCCGGATCGTCCGGAACTCGTCCGGCTCCGCCACGATCTCCCGCAGCGTCGCCGGATCGAGCCGCCAGCGGTAGCTCGCCAGCACCTGCTCCGGATCACCCTGCGCCGCACTCTGCCGGCCGGCGTCCCCCGTACCGCCGGCGCTCGTCCCGGTGGTCGACGGCCCGGCGGCGCTCGGCCCGGCGGTGCTCGGCCCGGCGGTGCTCGGCCCGGCGGTGCTCGGCCCGGCGGTGCTCGGCCCGGCGGTGCTCGGCCCGGCGGTGCTCGGCCCGGCGGTGCTCGGCCCGGCGGTGCTGCCCTCGGCGGCGCGAGGGCCGGCGATGCTCGGTTCGCCCGTGCTGGCGTCAGCGGCTCGTGGGCTGGTGACGCCTGGTCCGGTCGGGCCTGGTTCTGCGGGTCGTGGGCCGGCGACGACTGGCGCGGCGGCCGGGGGCATGGCGGCGTCGGGCGCCTCGGCGGGCGGCGTGGCGGCACCCGGCGCGTCGGCGGGCTGCGCCGGCGTCGTGTCGCTGGGAGACGCCGAGGTTGCCGCCGGCGGGGGCGTCGGCTGCGTCGGCGGTTCGGTGACGGCCGGTGCGGGTCGGATGTCGCCGGTGGGTGTCGAGGTTGCCGGCGGCGCGGACACGGGCCGGGCCGGCACGAGGCCGGTGGCGGGAGCGGAAGCGGGCTGGGCCTCGTCCGGTGCGGCCAGGACCGGCTCGCCCGGGTCGATCGAGGGCTCAGCGGCAGAACTGGTCCGCGACACCTCCGCCGCCTCCGTCGACGGGCCGTCGACGGGCAGGGCCGTTGCCGGTGACCTGGTGGTGACGGCTGAGTCGGCCGCCGGTGGCGGGTCCGCCGCGACGGGTGGAACACCACGGGTGTCGAGGGCCCTCGGTGACAACCATGGTGTTCCACCGGTGGGCTCGGCCGGGACGCTGCGCACGGGTTCGGGTGCGGGAGTGGTGGCGTGCCCATCCGGGTGGGTGGTCGGGGTACCCGCGTCGGCCACGCGTGGGTCGGCGTCCTCCCGCCGGGTGACGTCGGTGTCCTCCGCGTCGACGGCACGCGGGGCGGGCACGCCAGTGTCGAGATCGCGCGGGGTCGGCGCGCTCTGCGCGGAGGCGTACGACGCGGGGTCCTCGTGTCCGGGCCCGCCTCGGGTCGGGGCGTCCGGCGGCGCGGATCCGGAGCCTGCCGCCGGGTCCGGAGCGGTTCCGTTCGCCGCAACGGCATCCGGCCCGGCCGGCTGCTCCTGAGCGGCGGCGTCCGCCGATGGTCCGGACCCCGGGCGTACGGCCGGTGCCGGAACCGGCGGGGCGGACGGTGGCGCCGACACGGGCCGGGCTGGAGGTGCGGAAACCGGGCGCGGCGCGCTCGGTGCGGAGTGCATCTGTACGGGAGGCGCGGATACGGGCGTGGCGAAGGCGGAGGGGGCCGGCTGCTCCGGCGGCGTGCTGGCCGGCGGCAGACCTGCCGGGGCTGGCCCCTGCGCGGTCGACGGACCCGAGACCGCAGGCACCGGGCTCGTCGGGGTGGCCGCCGACGCGGGGACGGCTGGTGGACCGGACACCGGCTCGGTAGACGCCTGCCCCATGGACGGACCGGACAGCGGCTCGGTAGACGCCTGCCCGACATGCGGACCGGGCAGCGGCTCGGAGGGCGCTGGCTCCGCGGGCGGGCCCGCCGCCGGCACGGGAGGCGCCTGCCCTGCGGGCGGACCCGACACGGGATCGGAAGGGGAGGACGTGGGCGGTACCGGCATCGTGGGCGGGGCTGCCTCGACCGGTGTGTCGGGCACCGGAGGGGCGGACACCGGTGAGTCCGGGGCAGGTTCCCCCGCCACGGCCGGGGCCGGCGGTACGCGGCGCTCGTGTGCGGGTTCGATCGACGGCGTCGACGTGGGGCCCGGGCCCGGAATCGCCGTCGCGGCACCGTCGTCGGCGGTGCTCCGGACCGACGCACCGGGGCCGATGGTCGGGATGCCGTCCACGTCCGACGCGCTGCTCGCAGCCGTCGTGCCGCTCGCAGCCGGTGCGTCGGACGCAGCCGCGGAGCCACTCGGAGCCGACGGGGTAGTGGGAGCCGACGGGGCCGTGGGAGCAGTCTCCGCCTGGCCGGCGGGCTGCGGCTCGTCCGGCGTGGCTGGCGGTGGCACCGGCCGGGACGGTCGGAACCAGGCGTCCGGCCCGCTCGGCGAGGGTGCTTGGGGACGCGGTGGGGCGACCGGCGCGGGCGGGTCGCTCGGCGGCGGCGGGACGTACCGCTTGGGCCGGTCCGGGGCGATGGCCAGATGCGGTGCCGATGGGCTCTGGCTGGGCGTGCCTCCGGCTTCCGGGGCTCCGGGCGAGCGGGGCGGCGAGGTCTGCTGGGCGACCGGCGGCGGCCCGGACGGCGCGGGGGGCGAGGGCTGTGGGGACCTGGCCTCGCCGTGCCCGACGGCCGAGGGCGGTGTGGGCCTGGACTCGTCGAGCCCGGCGGGCGAGTGCGGCGTCGGTACGTCCGGCCGGGCCGATCCTGGGCGGGACGGTGCCGGGGCGGACGACGTGTCGGCCGGCGCCGGGCCGGACACCCTGCTGGCACTCGCCTCCGGCGCCGGCAGGAACTCCAGACGCAGCCGGGCGGCGGGAGGTGCCGAGATCGGGGTGGCGTCGTCCTGGGCGGACGGGCGGGGCGCGTGGGTGGTCGGGGGGAGGTGGTGCCCCTGCGTAGGGCGGCTCCCGGCCGCTGTCCCGTCAACCGGCACCGCAGGGGAAACCGGCACGCCGGAAGTCGGTACACCCGAGGCGGGAACGCCGTAACCCGACGCACCGGCGGCAGGCACGTTGGAGGCGGGTACGCCGGGAACGGGGGCCGGCGGGACCAGGTTGGGCGTGGCAGGGCGACCCGCTGCGGGGACGGAGGAGCCAGTCGGTTCGGTGCCGGGTGCCGGTGATCCCGGTCGTCCGGCGGCCGGGCCTGCGGGGGACACCGGACGGCCAGCCACACGGTCCGCCGGGCCAGCGGGGGATACCGGGCGGCTGACGGTCGGGGCGGCGGGCGACACGGGCCGGCCGTGGACCGGCTCGGCGGGATCGGGCCCGCCGGAGCGTGGCAGGTCGCGGAACGGCGCGGGGGAGACGGGGCGCCCGGGCACGGGAACCTCCCCAGCCGGCCCCCGGAAGCCCACCGGCCCGGCAGCCGCGCGCCCAGGAGCCGTCGGCCCGGCAGCCGTACGCCCGGTCGGGGCTCCGGAGGTCGGGACGCCGTAGGGCTGGGACGGTCGCTGGTCGTACGCGGGCGGTGGCGGCGGGGCCGTGGCCTCCTCGGGGCGGGGACGGTCGACCGGTCGCCGGTATTCGGGGCCGGGCTCGGCCCGTCGCGCCGCGTCCCGGTCGAAGCCGGGCCGCACGGGGCCGGGCGGTGGCCACGGCAGGCCGCCGCCCGGCTGCGGCTGTACCCGGGGCTCCCGGTACGCCTCGGCGTCCCGATGGGCGTCCGGCCGGGCGGTCCCGTGCGGGGCCCGTTCGGGGTACGCCTCGGCTCGCGCCGCCTCGTGCGCCCGTCGGTGCTCCGCCGGCTCCTGCTGCGGCCGTTGCCCGTCGGGGCGCGGCTGCTGCCCGGTGGGAGCCCGGTCGGGGCGCGGCCACCCGCCGGCGGGTACGCCCGGCTCGTGATTGCGCCCGTGCGGGCCACCCTCCCGGCGCGGCTCGGCGGACCGCTCCCGCTGCGGGTCGGCGGGCCGATCGCGGCGGGCATCGGCGGGACGCTCCCACTGGGGAGATGCCGAGCGATCCCACTCGGTGGAGTGCTCCCGGCGCGGGTCCGACGGACGGTCCCACTGCCTGCCGGGCGGGCGTTCGCGCTGACCGTCGGAGGGACGGGGCTCCGGGGCGGGGGTTCCCCACTGGTAGCGAGGCCGGTGCGCGTCCCCGCCGGGCTGGCGGTCGGCGACGCCGTCGGGGCGGCGCTCGGGTCCGGGTGAAGCGGAGCGGTCGGGGCCGCGTTCGGCCCGGCGGTCGTGGCTCTCCGGCCGGTGGTCGTAGCCGGCGTCGGGGTGTCCGTACGCCGGGGAACGGCGTGGCGGGGCGTCCTCGTCGGGCTCCGGGAGCCAGCCGGGTTCGGACCTGCCGGCGGGGGAGACGGGGCGGTCCCGGCCGGCAGGCTCGTAGCGCGGGGTGCGGGTGTCGTGGCGGGCGGGGCCCGCGTGGTCGCGCTGTCGGGGGGAGTCGGCGGGCCGGCCGGGGGCGTCGAATCCGCCCCGGTCGTTGCGGTGCGGTTGCTCCTGCCGGGGCGGCCACTGGCGGTCGTCGGGCCGACGCGGGTCGGCGTGCGGGTGGCGGTACGGCTCGTCGCCGTGCCGTCGCCCGTCGAGGCCGTTCCACGCGTCCTGCCGGCCGGGACGCCCGTCGGGCAGGTCGTCCCACGAGCGGCCGATGTAGGTCCCGTCGGGTCGGGTCGGCGCGAGCGGGGGCACCTCGGCCCGGCCGACGGCCGAGCGGCCTCCTCGCCCGGACGGCGCGTGTTCGGCGCCGATGTCGCCCGCGTAGCGCTGGCCCGGGAACTGGGGGTGCCACTCGGTGGTCGGCTCGATCATCCAGGCCGGTTCGGCGGCGTCGTGCCAGTGGTCGGCGTAGCGGCTCATCCGGTCGGCCCGTCGCCACGGAGGGTAGGCGTGACGCCCGCGACGGGCCGCCGGGGAGCGGGCGCGCCCGGGTGCCCGAGCGGGGTCCGTCCGCTCACGGCGGCGCCCCGGTGGCCGGCTCGCGTCCGCTCGCTCACGGCGATGTCACCTCGTTGCAAAGTTGTCGCGCTGGGCGCTCCACGTGCCGGTAGAGCCGCCCCTCCGGTACGGCGTGGCTGCGGAAGGAGGGTAGCGGCGCGGGCTCGCTCACCGCCACTGTGGCACCGCCCACCACCCCAAACGTTATCCTACGGTTCCGGACATTTAAGGCTATAACCGGATCGGGCTTTCGACGTTACGCCACGTACCCGCAGGCCACGCTGGCGGGTGCCGCGACCGACGCGGTCCTAGGCTTCCTGCGGTGCCACGTCCCGCTCGTAGCGGGCGGCGAGGGTGGCCGCGCGGCGGTGTAGGGCGGCGCGCAGCGAGTCGGGGGCGAGGACTTCGGCGTCGACGCCGAGCTGCCATATCGCCCATACCGCGTGCCGCAGGTCCTCGAAGGTGACGTCCAGCCGTACCCAGCCGTCAGCCTCGAGGTCCTCGGCGCGGACGGCCCGTGCGGTGTTCAGCAGCTCGTCCCGTCGCGTGGGCTTGACCCTGACCGAGACGGGGATGCGGTTCTCCGAGAGGAACTGCGCACTGCGTTCGGCCCAGATCCGGTCGAGGTCGACCTGTTCCGGACGCTCCGCGGGTTCCGGAAGCTCCTCGGCGGTCAGCATCCGCGACAGCCGGTAGGTGCGATCCTCACCGGACCTGGCGGCCAGCAGGTAACTGCGGTCGCGGACGGTGACCAGGCCGATCGGGTCGACCGTGTGCCAGCGAGGCGTCCGGTCGGGTGCGGCGTAGTGGAAGCGCAGCTTGTGGCCGGTGAGCACCGCACGGCGGACCTCGCTCATCACCGCCCGCGTCACGTCCTCGGTGACCAGTCGGCGCGAGAGCAGGTCGGTCTCGGGCTCGACGAGGAACCGCTTGGCGGC encodes:
- a CDS encoding bifunctional adenosylcobinamide kinase/adenosylcobinamide-phosphate guanylyltransferase codes for the protein MSVDGWNTVLVLGGIRSGKSEFAESLVADAPTVRYVATAADAPADDAEWAARLAAHRERRPETWTTEETAADPRRLADVLAAAGPNETLLVDDLGGWVTVLLDPAHQPADDTATIAELAAAVRSCAARLVLVSPEVGLSLVPTTPLGRAFTDALGAANRAVADACDAVVLVVAGQAAWLKPRAPHPATVPAQAGSAQAGPTQAGLAQNGAPGVPGGARGSVAASEPSPEVFTPAPPAAPDAAHGAEPTGTAWAAPTMALPMVATGLVIQPGMELPMPDEYTGPQAIERLATLDVPGSGLGVLERAVGFAAATQGTPTPAPWGSVRVLLLHGDHLGGAAAGTVEGESARRARQARAGQGALARLAAESGAGLQVVEAPASAPMEAEPALTGEQVEVALRYGWRLAEEAADAGVRLLVLGACGAGTEAAAAAVLVATAGAEAPAVLPRVLTGSGEIDDAAWMTRCATVRDALHRTRNSPRSAKDVLAELGGGDIAVATGVLLGATARRLPVMLDGPVGVAAAMVTRDLAGQARHWCLLADHGGHPAVRLGADVLGLTPLLDLRLDLGEGANALAALPLLRSVLALAAALPAHPSLGGDDEQDTDEPDFREPEPAGPGPTSTEPDFREPEPAGPGPTSTGSESEPVDPSGRRAG
- a CDS encoding site-2 protease family protein codes for the protein MAGDRPGGEPLVLGVPRAALRPSPVFLALVALFVTSGVLTWNGFGNVRLDVFLFVVSGWLVSLCLHEYAHAVVAFRAGDRSVAHRGYLTLNPLKYSHPLLSIALPVVVVLLGGIGLPGGAVWVDRHAIPGRLRHTLVSLAGPATNVLFTLVLVLAVRLGAPGGGPVEFWAAVALLAFLQLTASVLNLLPVPGLDGGNMIEPWLNPQWRRMYDLFAPFGFILLFALLWNPRINRWFFDAVFAVGDFLGLPPWLYALGLDLIRFWQG
- a CDS encoding aldo/keto reductase family protein — its product is MEFRHLGRSGLMVSEISYGNWITHGSQVEEDAAFACVRAALDAGITTFDTADVYAGTRAEDVLGRALEGERREGLEIFTKVYWPTGPGRNDRGLSRKHIMESINGSLRRLRTDYVDLYQAHRYDYSTPLEETMEAFADVVHSGKAHYIGVSEWKASEIRAAHQLARELRIPLVSNQPQYSMLWRVIESEVVPTSEELGVGQIVWSPIAQGVLSGKYLPGQPPPAGSRATDEKSGAGFISRFMTDDVLTRVQRLKPLAEQAGLSMAQLAVAWVLQNPNVSSAIIGASRPEQVHDNVKAAGVRLDAELLKAIDEILDPIVERDPARTESPAERP
- a CDS encoding WG repeat-containing protein, which produces MPAPRAVDAEDTDVTRREDADPRVADAGTPTTHPDGHATTPAPEPVRSVPAEPTGGTPWLSPRALDTRGVPPVAADPPPAADSAVTTRSPATALPVDGPSTEAAEVSRTSSAAEPSIDPGEPVLAAPDEAQPASAPATGLVPARPVSAPPATSTPTGDIRPAPAVTEPPTQPTPPPAATSASPSDTTPAQPADAPGAATPPAEAPDAAMPPAAAPVVAGPRPAEPGPTGPGVTSPRAADASTGEPSIAGPRAAEGSTAGPSTAGPSTAGPSTAGPSTAGPSTAGPSTAGPSTAGPSAAGPSTTGTSAGGTGDAGRQSAAQGDPEQVLASYRWRLDPATLREIVAEPDEFRTIRRRLTEKLGAAVDNKSRARLLSLRAVVSRILGELDDALADGRLALTYAEATGELRRTAVAQARLAHVLRWRGEFVEADRLFAEANSTELPERLRAVLHEHAGRSCYDQGRLMEACHHFERALDLRGTEDPELQARIRLSLDAVAERVAETGFGPYPRTREEVLESDRPPAPARDGDLWGFAGPDGDMVIAAEYAEAQPFRDGLAWVRRPETERWSLVDRTGATVLEPSYPVVRSFSDGLAWVSDGGDAGWVAIDATGEVVVPHGFADVRPFRRGVAVVRRDGWGAVDRNGRIVVPTRHHGFVTVLADGRYVDGFTEEGLAVVDVAGRRGVVNRAGKVLVPPTHPALVIHPVAFLVGDGTGRWGALDRRGEPLIEPVHRDRDEVVAEIERLLVDTSPVL
- a CDS encoding helix-turn-helix transcriptional regulator, with product MRADRLVSLVLLLRQRGRMTADELATELEVSARTVLRDIEALSTAGVPVYAERGRRGGFSLLPGFRTELTGLNHDEALALLTAGSVRGHQVFGLSSALASAMRKVVDALPEGHRASLDDAAKRFLVEPETDLLSRRLVTEDVTRAVMSEVRRAVLTGHKLRFHYAAPDRTPRWHTVDPIGLVTVRDRSYLLAARSGEDRTYRLSRMLTAEELPEPAERPEQVDLDRIWAERSAQFLSENRIPVSVRVKPTRRDELLNTARAVRAEDLEADGWVRLDVTFEDLRHAVWAIWQLGVDAEVLAPDSLRAALHRRAATLAARYERDVAPQEA